A portion of the Colias croceus chromosome 25, ilColCroc2.1 genome contains these proteins:
- the LOC123703267 gene encoding eclosion hormone-like encodes MSAKLAAIFALVAVAASLVEGNPSIVTGYDHLELCIENCAQCKKTLGAWFDGPLCADSCLKFRGKLIPDCEDVASIAPFLTKI; translated from the coding sequence ATGTCCGCCAAGCTCGCAGCCATATTCGCGCTTGTTGCAGTCGCAGCGAGCCTCGTCGAGGGCAATCCTTCTATCGTCACTGGATACGACCACTTGGAGTTGTGCATTGAGAATTGTGCTCAATGCAAGAAGACGCTCGGAGCGTGGTTCGACGGCCCACTGTGTGCGGACTCTTGCCTCAAGTTCAGAGGGAAGCTGATCCCCGACTGCGAGGACGTAGCCTCCATTGCACCCTTTCTCACCAAGATTTAA
- the LOC123703265 gene encoding eclosion hormone-like, with amino-acid sequence MSAKLAAMFALVAVAASLVEGNPSIVTGYDHLELCIENCAQCKKTLGAWFDGPLCADSCLKFRGKLIPDCEDFASIAPFLTKI; translated from the coding sequence ATGTCCGCCAAGCTCGCAGCCATGTTCGCGCTTGTTGCAGTCGCAGCGAGCCTCGTCGAAGGCAATCCTTCTATCGTCACTGGATACGACCACTTGGAGTTGTGCATTGAGAATTGTGCTCAATGCAAGAAGACGCTCGGAGCGTGGTTCGACGGCCCGCTTTGTGCGGACTCTTGCCTCAAGTTCAGAGGGAAGCTGATCCCCGACTGCGAAGACTTCGCCTCCATTGCACCCTTTCTCACCAAGATTTAA